In the Solanum pennellii chromosome 5, SPENNV200 genome, one interval contains:
- the LOC107019609 gene encoding uncharacterized protein LOC107019609: MVEHQEKSPSLRTFYGLPFLRDSFIENNEKLRRDKMTKFVTGVSKNLEKDCRVAMVNDNIELGRFMNKTKFKKGHQHSGNPTPSRNSNAKVEKSGPQKGNHRNAQHNSKPCGKCGRLHGGECFVCTNSFYGCSKSGDVVRDCPHVRNRAKRDAQPWLNPNDASEPPKRNRFYIMKDREEQEK, encoded by the exons ATGGTCGAGCACCAAGAGAAGTCTCCATCACTTCGGACATTCTATGGACTCCCTTTCTTGAGAGATTCATTCATAGAGAACAACGAGAAGCTAAG AAGGGATAAGATGACCAAGTTTGTGACTGGTGTGTCAAagaatcttgaaaaggattgtcGGGTAGCCATGGTGAATGATAACATAGAACTTGGTAGGTTTATG AACAAGACGaagttcaagaaggggcaccaACACTCAGGTAATCCTACTCCATCCAGGAACTCAAATGCCAAAGTGGAAAAGTCTGGCCCCCAAAAGGGAAATCATAGAAATGCCCAGCATAATAGCAAGCCATGTGGTAAATGTGGCCGTTTACATGGAGGTGAGTGCTTCGTATGTACTAATTCCTTCTATGGGTGCAGCAAGAGTGGTGATGTAGTCAGGGACTGCCCACATGTTAGGAATAGGGCCAAGAGAGATGCTCAGCCTTGGTTGAATCCTAATGATGCATCTGAacctcccaagaggaacagaTTCTATATTATGAAAGATAGAGAGGAACAAGAGAAGTAA